Proteins encoded in a region of the Manduca sexta isolate Smith_Timp_Sample1 chromosome 1, JHU_Msex_v1.0, whole genome shotgun sequence genome:
- the LOC115452180 gene encoding uncharacterized protein LOC115452180 isoform X2 — MDDISFYFTLYKKMVEHVKRPMESKADSVFATLKRTELIQKLYFEIFHLVNMAHEIPKKYSYMEEFREMLTQVDLDELLRHEQWIKDNERQRKLNMKFEKKRMQQMRELFLKAKIKSYSPVQQKKYNKWWPIDYGWEIDYYW; from the exons ATGGACGACatctctttttattttacttt ATACAAGAAGATGGTGGAACATGTCAAGAGACCGATGGAATCCAAGGCAGATTCAGTCTTCGCCACATTGAAGAGAACAGAGCTGATACAGAAGTTGTATTTCGAAATATTCCATCTTGTTAACATGGCTCACGAAATACCAAAGAAATATAG TTACATGGAGGAATTCCGAGAGATGCTAACACAAGTTGACCTGGATGAGCTCCTGCGCCACGAGCAGTGGATCAAAGACAACGAGAGGCAGAGGAAGTTAAACATGAAGTTTGAAAAGAAGAGAATGCAGCAGATGAGAGAGCTGTTTCTAAAGGCGAAGATCAAGTCATATTCTCCTGTGCAGCAGAAGAAGTATAATAAATGGTGGCCCATTGACTATGGATGGGAAATTGATTATTACTGGTGa
- the LOC115452180 gene encoding uncharacterized protein LOC115452180 isoform X1: MNRMRFMFEESPYYEQGYVMGEIIERYKKMVEHVKRPMESKADSVFATLKRTELIQKLYFEIFHLVNMAHEIPKKYSYMEEFREMLTQVDLDELLRHEQWIKDNERQRKLNMKFEKKRMQQMRELFLKAKIKSYSPVQQKKYNKWWPIDYGWEIDYYW; the protein is encoded by the exons ATGAACAGGATGCGCTTTATGTTCGAAGAGTCTCCTTATTACGAACAGGGATATGTTATGGGAGAGATTATTGAAAG ATACAAGAAGATGGTGGAACATGTCAAGAGACCGATGGAATCCAAGGCAGATTCAGTCTTCGCCACATTGAAGAGAACAGAGCTGATACAGAAGTTGTATTTCGAAATATTCCATCTTGTTAACATGGCTCACGAAATACCAAAGAAATATAG TTACATGGAGGAATTCCGAGAGATGCTAACACAAGTTGACCTGGATGAGCTCCTGCGCCACGAGCAGTGGATCAAAGACAACGAGAGGCAGAGGAAGTTAAACATGAAGTTTGAAAAGAAGAGAATGCAGCAGATGAGAGAGCTGTTTCTAAAGGCGAAGATCAAGTCATATTCTCCTGTGCAGCAGAAGAAGTATAATAAATGGTGGCCCATTGACTATGGATGGGAAATTGATTATTACTGGTGa